The following are encoded together in the Daucus carota subsp. sativus chromosome 5, DH1 v3.0, whole genome shotgun sequence genome:
- the LOC108220869 gene encoding syntaxin-61 isoform X1 has product MSSAQDPFYIVKEEIQDSIDKLLSSFHKWEQMALDAVDHGHLTKELLAGCESIQWQVVELEKTISVAARDPSLYGLTVVELEKRRRWTSTARTQLSNVKNAVVAGKEMNGTGNISASATRRELMRLPDSNQTDRSNQYIARNNDDFISSESDRQLLLIKQQDEELDELSASVERIGGVGLTIHEELLSQEKILDELGNEMDSTSNRLDFVQKKVAMVMKKASVKGQLMMIFALIALFIILFVLVFVT; this is encoded by the exons ATGTCCTCAGCTCAAGATCCATTTTACATTGTGAAAGAAGAAATTCAAGATTCT ATTGATAAATTGCTAAGTAGTTTTCACAAATGGGAACAAATGGCATTGGATGCTGTGGATCATGGCCATCTTACAAAGGAGCTGCTTGCTGGTTGTGAGAGTATTCAGTGGCAG GTGGTTGAGTTGGAGAAGACAATTTCTGTAGCAGCCAGGGATCCTTCTTTGTATGGACTCACTGTAGTGGAGCTTGAAAAACGAAGGAGGTGGACCAGCACTGCCCGAACCCAG CTGAGCAATGTCAAGAATGCAGTAGTGGCTGGAAAGGAAATGAACGGCACAGGTAACATCAGTGCGAGTGCAACACGTCGTGAACTTATGAGGCTACCAGATTCTAATCAGACAGATAGATCCAATCAGTATATTGCCAGAAACAATGATGATTTCATATCATCAGAGTCGGACAGACAGTTACTTCTCATAAA GCAACAGGATGAAGAACTAGATGAGCTCAGTGCGAGTGTAGAAAGAATTGGAGGTGTTGGGCTTACTATACATGAAGAACTCCTTTCACAG GAGAAAATATTAGATGAGTTGGGTAATGAAATGGATAGTACATCAAATCGTCTTGATTTTGTTCAA AAAAAGGTTGCTATGGTTATGAAGAAAGCTAGTGTGAAAGGACAGCTGATGATGATATTTGCCCTAATTGctctctttattattttatttgttttggttTTTGTAACTTAG
- the LOC108220869 gene encoding syntaxin-61 isoform X2, protein MLWIMAILQRSCLLVVRVFSGRKVVELEKTISVAARDPSLYGLTVVELEKRRRWTSTARTQLSNVKNAVVAGKEMNGTGNISASATRRELMRLPDSNQTDRSNQYIARNNDDFISSESDRQLLLIKQQDEELDELSASVERIGGVGLTIHEELLSQEKILDELGNEMDSTSNRLDFVQKKVAMVMKKASVKGQLMMIFALIALFIILFVLVFVT, encoded by the exons ATGCTGTGGATCATGGCCATCTTACAAAGGAGCTGCTTGCTGGTTGTGAGAGTATTCAGTGGCAG AAAGGTGGTTGAGTTGGAGAAGACAATTTCTGTAGCAGCCAGGGATCCTTCTTTGTATGGACTCACTGTAGTGGAGCTTGAAAAACGAAGGAGGTGGACCAGCACTGCCCGAACCCAG CTGAGCAATGTCAAGAATGCAGTAGTGGCTGGAAAGGAAATGAACGGCACAGGTAACATCAGTGCGAGTGCAACACGTCGTGAACTTATGAGGCTACCAGATTCTAATCAGACAGATAGATCCAATCAGTATATTGCCAGAAACAATGATGATTTCATATCATCAGAGTCGGACAGACAGTTACTTCTCATAAA GCAACAGGATGAAGAACTAGATGAGCTCAGTGCGAGTGTAGAAAGAATTGGAGGTGTTGGGCTTACTATACATGAAGAACTCCTTTCACAG GAGAAAATATTAGATGAGTTGGGTAATGAAATGGATAGTACATCAAATCGTCTTGATTTTGTTCAA AAAAAGGTTGCTATGGTTATGAAGAAAGCTAGTGTGAAAGGACAGCTGATGATGATATTTGCCCTAATTGctctctttattattttatttgttttggttTTTGTAACTTAG